A window of the Thermoleophilia bacterium SCSIO 60948 genome harbors these coding sequences:
- a CDS encoding DUF1957 domain-containing protein, which yields MPEPERGSAGSLAVVLHSHMPYVEGFGTYPFGEEWLFDAYLRSYAPLLEIASGVTLTVTPVLADQLEADGVAERMLAFAEDLRLGMALTEAELVEPALAPGCHSEADRYRRSVELIRSAGGDLLAPFRDREASGDIALMTSAATHAVLPLLATEAGRRAQIDAGARSHRRRFGEPAGFWLPECAYEPGIEALLADSGMSCFCVDASGWTEPGERTAPIATGAGPRALPIDWDLVSRLWSLDGYPSDPRHRDFHRKTHRGARAWSIGDTGYDPEAAERRAREQAVDLLEAVAARLRALAPDGDGLLCFACDTELLGHWWWEGPAWLDELIARAPEFGVDLVTVPEALARHPAATGRPIAASTWGEGKDLRTWDSRAVADLATALRRLELRAVAELRGEAGREPDRALRVVRELFAAQASDWAFLDERRQAGDYPYGRAVTHAERMHEAIHSASPPDPRVRNLAPDLRPSALIEP from the coding sequence TTGCCTGAGCCCGAGCGGGGCAGCGCCGGCTCGCTGGCCGTCGTCCTCCACTCGCACATGCCCTACGTCGAGGGCTTCGGCACCTACCCGTTCGGGGAGGAGTGGCTGTTCGACGCCTACCTGCGCTCCTACGCGCCGCTGCTCGAGATCGCCAGCGGCGTGACCCTGACGGTGACTCCGGTCCTCGCCGACCAGCTCGAGGCCGACGGGGTCGCCGAGCGGATGCTCGCCTTCGCCGAGGACCTGCGCCTCGGGATGGCGCTCACGGAGGCGGAACTCGTCGAGCCCGCACTGGCCCCGGGCTGCCACTCCGAGGCCGACAGATACCGGCGCTCGGTCGAGCTGATCCGCTCCGCCGGAGGCGACCTCCTGGCGCCGTTTCGCGACCGTGAGGCGAGCGGCGACATCGCGCTGATGACCTCGGCGGCGACCCATGCCGTGCTGCCCCTCCTCGCCACCGAGGCCGGCCGGCGGGCGCAGATCGACGCGGGCGCGCGCTCACATCGCCGGCGCTTCGGCGAGCCCGCCGGCTTCTGGCTTCCCGAGTGCGCCTACGAGCCCGGCATCGAGGCGCTGCTCGCGGATTCGGGGATGAGCTGCTTCTGCGTCGATGCCAGCGGCTGGACCGAGCCGGGCGAGCGCACCGCCCCGATCGCCACCGGCGCCGGGCCGCGCGCTCTGCCGATCGACTGGGACCTCGTATCGCGCCTCTGGTCTCTCGACGGTTATCCGTCGGACCCGCGCCATCGCGACTTCCATCGCAAGACGCATCGCGGCGCGCGCGCCTGGTCGATCGGCGACACGGGCTACGACCCCGAGGCCGCCGAGCGGCGTGCCCGCGAGCAGGCGGTCGACCTGCTCGAGGCCGTCGCCGCCAGGCTCCGCGCGCTCGCGCCCGACGGCGACGGGCTGCTCTGCTTCGCCTGCGACACCGAGCTGCTCGGCCACTGGTGGTGGGAGGGTCCGGCCTGGCTCGACGAGCTCATCGCGCGAGCGCCCGAGTTCGGCGTCGACCTCGTCACCGTGCCCGAGGCGCTCGCCCGCCACCCGGCGGCCACGGGCCGGCCGATCGCCGCGTCGACCTGGGGCGAGGGCAAGGACCTGCGCACCTGGGACTCGCGGGCGGTGGCCGACCTCGCGACCGCTCTGCGCCGGCTCGAGCTGCGCGCGGTCGCCGAGCTCCGGGGCGAGGCGGGGCGTGAGCCGGACCGTGCCCTTCGGGTCGTGCGCGAGCTGTTCGCCGCCCAGGCGAGCGACTGGGCGTTCCTCGACGAGCGCCGCCAGGCCGGCGACTATCCCTACGGCCGTGCCGTCACCCACGCGGAGCGGATGCACGAGGCCATACACTCCGCGAGCCCGCCAGATCCGCGGGTCCGGAACCTCGCGCCTGACCTCCGTCCGTCGGCGCTGATCGAGCCGTGA
- a CDS encoding glycosyltransferase family 4 protein, whose product MTRVLLLSWEYPPLIEGGLARHVRKLAEGLARRGTEVHVLTRGGEESPRELREGVQIHRVREPNRPTELGEFVTWVERMNADMLAAGVELGDRYDFDVVHGHDWLVATACHHLAKRFDAPLVTTIHATEHGRHQGWVDKHPQSHIHGVERWITNRSDRVIACSFYMREQIADIFGIDDSRIEVIPNGIDPDDLPAPPSDALERLRAEFAAPDERLVLLIGRLVYEKGFQLALEAMPRLVESVPGTRFLVAGSGTHEAELRSQAESAGLMDHGTFLGWIGDDVLHSLYRIADVCVVPSIYEPFGLVALEAMASGCPCIVSDTGGLREVVPNDRVGLRFQSRDPDSLGQMVERVLTDAELRDRLTAEASEHVLSFDWADVAAKTDDAYSALLKGRSSSVAGPTGSTGSLQRSRSGDGR is encoded by the coding sequence ATGACCCGGGTCCTCCTGCTGAGCTGGGAGTACCCGCCGCTGATCGAGGGCGGACTCGCGCGCCACGTCCGCAAGCTGGCCGAGGGCCTCGCGCGCCGCGGCACCGAGGTCCACGTCCTGACGCGCGGCGGCGAGGAGTCCCCCCGCGAGCTCCGCGAGGGCGTCCAGATCCACCGGGTGCGTGAGCCCAATCGCCCGACCGAGCTCGGCGAGTTCGTCACCTGGGTCGAGCGGATGAACGCCGACATGCTCGCCGCCGGGGTCGAGCTCGGCGACCGCTACGACTTCGACGTCGTCCACGGCCACGACTGGCTCGTCGCGACGGCCTGCCATCACCTCGCCAAGCGCTTCGACGCGCCGCTCGTGACGACGATCCACGCGACCGAGCACGGCCGCCACCAAGGCTGGGTCGACAAGCACCCGCAGTCGCACATCCACGGCGTCGAGCGCTGGATCACGAACCGCTCGGACCGCGTGATCGCGTGCTCCTTCTACATGCGCGAGCAGATCGCCGACATCTTCGGGATCGACGACTCTCGGATCGAGGTGATCCCGAACGGGATCGACCCCGACGACCTGCCGGCGCCGCCGAGCGACGCGCTCGAGCGACTGCGGGCGGAGTTCGCGGCTCCCGACGAGCGACTGGTCCTGCTGATCGGCCGCCTCGTCTACGAGAAGGGCTTCCAGCTCGCGCTCGAGGCGATGCCGCGGCTCGTCGAGTCGGTTCCCGGCACGCGCTTCCTCGTCGCCGGGTCGGGCACCCACGAGGCCGAGCTGCGAAGTCAGGCCGAGAGCGCCGGACTGATGGACCACGGGACGTTCCTCGGCTGGATCGGCGACGACGTCCTGCACTCGCTCTACCGGATCGCGGACGTCTGCGTCGTGCCCTCGATCTACGAGCCGTTCGGCCTCGTCGCGCTCGAGGCGATGGCGTCGGGGTGCCCGTGCATAGTCTCCGACACGGGCGGGCTGCGCGAGGTCGTGCCGAACGACCGCGTCGGGCTGCGCTTCCAGTCGCGCGACCCGGACTCGCTCGGCCAGATGGTCGAGCGGGTGCTGACCGACGCCGAGCTTCGCGACCGGCTGACCGCCGAGGCCTCCGAACACGTCCTGAGCTTCGACTGGGCCGACGTCGCGGCGAAGACCGACGACGCCTACTCGGCGCTGCTCAAGGGGCGCTCCTCGAGCGTCGCCGGACCGACCGGATCCACCGGGTCGCTCCAGCGCAGCCGCTCCGGCGACGGCCGGTAG
- a CDS encoding acyltransferase produces MLGPRYWLLAWRWAWRRALTPAGRRFETDGPAFFGPRMKLQIGRKGKVRFGRFCWIGHGTKIRCHEGVVEIGAKTVFGQECTISAYQRVRIGEQCVIADRAMFIDFDHGVTEVERPIRQQGIYKRDVVVGSNVWIGYGACILRGVSVGDNAIVGTSAVVTRDVPANAVVAGIPARVIRYRPSPERLRWSDPVDPVGPATLEERPLSSAE; encoded by the coding sequence ATGCTCGGCCCGCGCTACTGGCTGCTGGCCTGGCGCTGGGCGTGGCGGCGCGCGCTGACGCCGGCCGGCCGGCGCTTCGAGACCGACGGGCCGGCCTTCTTCGGCCCGCGGATGAAGCTGCAGATCGGGCGCAAGGGGAAGGTTCGCTTCGGCCGCTTCTGCTGGATCGGGCACGGCACGAAGATCCGCTGCCACGAGGGCGTCGTCGAGATCGGGGCCAAGACGGTGTTCGGCCAGGAGTGCACGATCTCTGCCTATCAGCGCGTTCGGATCGGCGAGCAGTGCGTGATCGCCGACCGGGCGATGTTCATCGACTTCGACCACGGGGTGACCGAGGTCGAGCGGCCGATCCGCCAACAGGGCATCTACAAACGCGACGTCGTCGTCGGATCCAACGTCTGGATCGGCTACGGCGCCTGCATCCTGCGCGGGGTCAGCGTCGGCGACAACGCGATCGTCGGAACGAGCGCCGTCGTCACGCGCGACGTACCGGCGAACGCCGTCGTCGCCGGGATCCCGGCCCGGGTGATCCGCTACCGGCCGTCGCCGGAGCGGCTGCGCTGGAGCGACCCGGTGGATCCGGTCGGTCCGGCGACGCTCGAGGAGCGCCCCTTGAGCAGCGCCGAGTAG
- the meaB gene encoding methylmalonyl Co-A mutase-associated GTPase MeaB, which produces MSSADASPQTTSDGASLASRVTDGQTRALARAISLVENRDPAGDELVHELFPQTGKARVTGLTGPPGVGKSTLIGAICTRLRADERDVGVLSIDPSSPFTNGAVLGDRIRLTEHFLDPGVFIRSMATRGSLGGLAEAALQAALLMDAAGKDDVLLETVGVGQGEIDVVDHADTVILALMPGSGDSVQALKAGVMEIPDVIVVNKSDHPLADTMVREIRSVLALGPKRSWRVPVLKTEAAKGEGIDKLVDTIGEHRAHIEAEGTLSERRARNLRAEVIGISIARMRRDLERRAGEDPDWTATLQRVVARELDPASAARELLEKTLED; this is translated from the coding sequence GTGAGCTCGGCCGATGCCTCCCCCCAGACCACGAGCGACGGCGCGTCGCTCGCCAGCCGCGTCACCGACGGTCAGACCCGGGCGCTGGCGCGCGCGATCAGCCTCGTCGAGAACCGCGACCCTGCGGGCGACGAGCTGGTCCACGAGCTCTTCCCGCAGACCGGCAAGGCACGCGTCACCGGTCTGACCGGTCCCCCCGGCGTCGGCAAGTCGACGCTGATCGGCGCGATCTGCACGCGGCTTCGCGCCGACGAGCGCGACGTCGGCGTGCTCTCGATCGACCCGTCGAGCCCGTTCACCAACGGCGCCGTGCTCGGCGACCGGATCCGGCTCACCGAGCACTTCCTCGACCCGGGTGTCTTCATCCGCTCGATGGCGACCCGCGGCTCCCTCGGCGGTCTGGCCGAGGCCGCACTCCAGGCGGCGTTGTTGATGGACGCGGCCGGCAAGGACGACGTCCTGCTCGAGACCGTCGGGGTGGGCCAGGGCGAGATCGATGTCGTTGACCACGCCGACACCGTGATCCTCGCCCTGATGCCCGGTTCCGGAGACTCGGTCCAGGCGCTCAAGGCGGGCGTGATGGAGATCCCCGACGTGATCGTCGTCAACAAGTCCGACCACCCGCTCGCCGACACGATGGTGCGCGAGATCCGCTCGGTCCTCGCGCTCGGCCCGAAGCGCTCGTGGCGGGTCCCCGTCCTCAAGACAGAGGCCGCCAAGGGGGAGGGGATCGACAAGCTCGTCGACACGATCGGCGAGCACCGCGCCCACATCGAGGCCGAGGGCACGTTGTCGGAGCGCCGGGCTCGCAACCTGCGAGCCGAGGTGATCGGGATCTCGATCGCGCGAATGCGGCGCGACCTCGAGCGCCGGGCCGGCGAGGACCCGGACTGGACCGCGACGCTCCAGCGCGTGGTCGCGCGCGAACTCGACCCCGCGAGCGCGGCGCGCGAGCTGCTCGAGAAGACCCTCGAGGACTAG
- a CDS encoding acyl-CoA dehydrogenase has translation MNFDLSDEERLLRDTVRSLAREEIRPVAEELDREKRFPAEIVARLGELGLMGIPFPEDVGGAGGTSVQYALAVEELARVDSSVAITMCAHTSLGTQPIHLFGSAEQREELLPDLCAGRKLGAFGLTEPDAGSDAGNVRTRARLTDGEWVIDGAKQFITNAGTEISGHVAITAVTGGGENGSGSKEISNLIVPNGTPGYEQGEPYRKMGWNASDTRPLSFDGARVPEANLLGPRGAGMRQFMQILDIGRIGVAAMGVGLAQGALDEALAYAAERNAFGKPISRYGQIQAKLADMATEIEAARLLTLRAAWEKDQGRPFTLTAAQAKLKTGRLAVRASEEAVQIHGGYGYIEEYPVCRFYRDAKILTIGEGTDEIQQMVIARQLGA, from the coding sequence ATGAACTTCGACTTGAGTGACGAGGAGCGCCTGCTTCGAGACACGGTCCGCTCACTCGCCCGAGAGGAGATCCGGCCGGTGGCCGAGGAGCTCGACCGCGAGAAGCGGTTCCCGGCCGAGATCGTCGCCCGGCTGGGCGAGCTCGGGCTGATGGGGATCCCGTTCCCGGAGGACGTCGGCGGCGCCGGAGGGACCTCGGTCCAGTACGCGCTCGCGGTCGAGGAGCTCGCGCGGGTCGACTCGAGCGTCGCGATCACGATGTGCGCCCACACCTCGCTCGGGACGCAGCCGATCCACCTCTTCGGCTCGGCCGAGCAGCGCGAGGAGCTCCTCCCCGACCTCTGCGCCGGACGCAAGCTCGGGGCGTTCGGACTGACCGAGCCCGACGCCGGCTCGGACGCGGGCAACGTCCGCACGCGGGCGCGGCTCACCGACGGCGAGTGGGTGATCGACGGCGCGAAGCAGTTCATCACCAACGCCGGCACGGAGATCTCGGGCCACGTCGCGATCACGGCCGTGACCGGCGGGGGCGAGAACGGCTCGGGGTCGAAGGAGATCTCGAACCTGATCGTCCCCAACGGCACCCCGGGCTACGAGCAGGGCGAGCCCTACCGGAAGATGGGCTGGAACGCCTCGGACACGCGGCCGCTCAGCTTCGACGGAGCGCGGGTTCCCGAGGCCAACCTGCTGGGGCCGCGCGGAGCGGGGATGCGCCAGTTCATGCAGATTCTCGACATCGGGCGGATCGGTGTCGCCGCGATGGGGGTCGGACTCGCCCAGGGCGCGCTCGACGAGGCGCTCGCCTACGCCGCCGAGCGCAACGCCTTCGGCAAGCCGATCAGCCGCTACGGCCAGATTCAGGCGAAGCTCGCCGACATGGCGACCGAGATCGAGGCGGCACGGCTGCTGACGCTCCGCGCCGCGTGGGAGAAGGACCAGGGGCGCCCGTTCACGCTGACCGCCGCCCAGGCGAAGCTGAAGACGGGCCGGCTCGCGGTCCGCGCCTCCGAGGAGGCCGTGCAGATCCACGGCGGCTACGGGTACATCGAGGAGTACCCGGTCTGTCGCTTCTATCGCGACGCGAAGATCCTCACGATCGGCGAGGGAACCGACGAGATCCAGCAGATGGTGATCGCGCGCCAGCTCGGCGCCTGA
- a CDS encoding EAL domain-containing protein produces the protein MAVKQSPALRRGSGSSHEVARRHGPPLSGPRLAEHVAAIQSGIIAGGGLDDLLDRIAAATRELLGDDLVGLRLVDETDRDQAILVASSGLPDSITGYSRSPIGDGAGGQAITKNRLVRIDDYPSAVPGMESFKSAGVSRAMAAPLHERGEVVGSLTTGRIGESAGRYRDSDEAVLLVLAGCASLALSNARLAQDAIDRAHSDPLTGLASRLMAEKSLVAALAGAESEGGEVSVLAIGLDGFGDVNEALGRSCGDRALVAAAARIAACVPPEATTARFGGDVFVAILDGLAASSVDSLAAAMIARLEEPFELGDDEVLLSASIGIASGGELGVDLMRDAEAAMRRAKRRGKAQSHRHDPASLHRTRARLSLERRLSVAIRDDELFLVHQPVVTLADRAIPACEALIRWRDPERGVLGPDAFIDVAEQGRLIFPLGRWVIAEACSQLARMRELSPGLRLHVNLSAAQLSDPELDDAIAGGLARNGLEPASLIFELTETAFILDEDLVTGRLEELKALGVKTAVDDFGTGNASLRHLARFPLDILKIDRSFVARILTDERQRAIARSITSLGRDLGLIVVAEGVETAAQAEFVTELGCSQGQGYHFARPAELDQITPLLASGRAPA, from the coding sequence ATGGCTGTGAAGCAGTCCCCCGCTCTGCGCCGGGGCTCCGGGAGCTCCCACGAGGTCGCGCGGCGGCACGGCCCGCCCCTGTCCGGACCACGGCTCGCCGAGCACGTGGCGGCGATCCAATCGGGGATCATCGCCGGCGGCGGCCTCGACGACCTGCTCGACCGGATCGCCGCGGCGACGCGCGAGCTGCTCGGCGACGACCTCGTCGGGCTGAGGCTGGTCGACGAGACCGATCGCGACCAGGCGATCCTCGTCGCGAGCTCGGGCCTGCCGGACTCGATCACGGGCTACTCGCGCTCCCCGATCGGTGACGGCGCCGGCGGTCAGGCGATCACGAAGAACCGGCTCGTGCGCATCGACGACTACCCGAGCGCCGTGCCCGGAATGGAGTCGTTCAAGAGCGCGGGCGTCTCACGCGCAATGGCCGCGCCGCTCCACGAGCGCGGTGAGGTCGTCGGGAGCCTGACGACCGGGCGGATCGGCGAGTCGGCCGGTCGCTACCGCGACAGCGACGAGGCCGTGCTGCTCGTCCTCGCCGGATGCGCCAGCCTCGCGCTGTCGAACGCGCGGCTCGCCCAGGATGCGATCGACCGCGCCCACTCGGATCCGCTCACGGGTCTCGCCAGCCGCCTGATGGCCGAGAAGTCGCTCGTCGCCGCGCTCGCGGGTGCCGAGAGCGAGGGCGGCGAGGTCAGCGTGCTCGCGATCGGCCTCGACGGCTTCGGTGACGTCAACGAAGCGCTCGGGCGCAGCTGCGGCGATCGCGCGCTCGTCGCCGCGGCGGCGCGGATCGCCGCCTGCGTCCCGCCCGAGGCGACCACGGCGCGTTTCGGCGGCGACGTCTTCGTCGCGATCCTCGACGGCCTCGCCGCGTCCTCCGTCGACAGCCTCGCGGCGGCGATGATCGCGCGGCTCGAGGAGCCGTTCGAACTCGGCGACGACGAGGTGCTGCTGTCGGCGAGCATCGGGATCGCATCGGGCGGCGAGCTCGGGGTCGACCTGATGCGCGACGCCGAGGCCGCGATGCGGCGCGCGAAGCGGCGCGGCAAGGCGCAATCGCACCGCCACGACCCGGCTTCGCTTCATCGGACGCGAGCGAGGCTCTCGCTCGAGCGACGGCTCTCGGTCGCGATCCGAGACGACGAGCTGTTCCTCGTCCACCAGCCGGTCGTGACGCTCGCCGATCGCGCGATCCCTGCGTGCGAGGCCCTGATCCGCTGGCGCGATCCCGAGCGCGGCGTGCTCGGACCCGATGCGTTCATCGACGTCGCCGAGCAGGGCCGCCTGATCTTCCCGCTCGGCCGCTGGGTGATCGCCGAGGCGTGCTCGCAGCTGGCGAGGATGCGCGAGCTGAGTCCCGGTCTGAGGCTTCACGTCAATCTCTCGGCCGCCCAGCTCTCCGACCCCGAGCTCGACGATGCGATCGCCGGCGGGCTCGCGCGCAACGGGCTCGAGCCGGCGAGCCTGATCTTCGAGCTGACCGAGACCGCGTTCATCCTCGACGAGGACCTCGTCACGGGGCGCCTCGAGGAACTCAAGGCGCTCGGGGTCAAGACCGCGGTCGACGACTTCGGCACCGGCAACGCCTCGCTCCGCCACCTCGCTCGGTTCCCGCTCGACATCCTCAAGATCGACCGCTCGTTCGTCGCCAGGATCCTCACCGACGAGCGCCAGCGCGCGATCGCCAGGTCGATCACGAGCCTCGGCCGCGACCTCGGGTTGATCGTCGTCGCTGAGGGGGTCGAGACGGCGGCGCAGGCGGAGTTCGTCACCGAGCTCGGCTGCTCGCAGGGCCAGGGCTACCACTTCGCCCGCCCCGCCGAGCTCGACCAGATCACCCCCCTGCTCGCAAGCGGCAGAGCCCCGGCCTGA
- a CDS encoding leucyl aminopeptidase translates to MDVAIATGADQADSDADLVVVGVDSATGLPAELAEAPGAIDFRPRKRFLTMLRPDGRRVLAVGLGESPGIEDLRVAGALVARQAARVEARSISLGLARAAEAAELAAMLEGTILGELRLDRFRSSDPDAPPPPAIERIELRLGAEPDGAARELIARTRAAAQAANRARELQHLPANHLDPVRLAERADQIAAGDERISVETLGRDEIAARSMGGMLAVSAGSAAEPRLIVLRYRGAGGGETLGLVGKAVTFDSGGISLKPAASMHEMKMDMSGGAAVLESLAAIADLDIALDVVAVVPAVENMPSGTATRPGDVITQMNGKTVEVNNTDAEGRLILADALTYCARDLGADRIVDLATLTGGVIAALGSTYAGLISNDDAWAAAVSEAGEETGELVWRLPLHPEYKALTRGTVADLTNSARKRKALTIYAGSFLEEFVEGATWSHLDIAGTAWDTGREYFGAGPSGFGTRLLVALAARQARAAS, encoded by the coding sequence TTGGACGTCGCGATCGCAACCGGAGCCGACCAGGCCGACTCGGACGCCGACCTCGTCGTCGTCGGCGTCGACTCCGCGACCGGACTGCCCGCCGAGCTCGCCGAGGCGCCGGGGGCGATCGACTTCAGGCCGCGCAAGCGCTTTCTGACGATGCTGCGCCCGGACGGACGGCGTGTTCTCGCCGTCGGTCTCGGCGAGTCGCCCGGGATCGAGGACCTGCGGGTCGCAGGAGCGCTCGTTGCGCGCCAGGCCGCGCGGGTCGAGGCGCGCTCGATCTCGCTCGGGCTCGCCCGCGCGGCCGAAGCGGCCGAGCTCGCGGCGATGCTCGAGGGCACGATCCTGGGCGAGCTGCGCCTCGACCGCTTTCGCTCCTCGGATCCGGACGCGCCGCCCCCGCCCGCGATCGAGCGGATCGAGCTGCGCCTCGGCGCCGAGCCTGACGGCGCCGCCCGCGAGCTGATCGCGCGCACACGGGCGGCCGCGCAGGCCGCCAACCGGGCGCGCGAGCTCCAGCACCTGCCCGCCAACCACCTCGATCCGGTCCGGCTCGCCGAGCGCGCCGACCAGATCGCCGCCGGCGACGAGCGGATCTCTGTCGAGACGCTCGGCCGCGATGAGATCGCAGCGCGCTCGATGGGCGGGATGCTGGCGGTGTCGGCGGGATCAGCGGCCGAGCCGCGGCTGATCGTGCTGCGCTACCGCGGCGCCGGAGGCGGCGAGACGCTCGGCCTCGTCGGCAAGGCCGTCACGTTCGACAGCGGCGGTATCTCGCTGAAGCCCGCGGCGTCGATGCACGAGATGAAGATGGACATGTCGGGCGGCGCCGCGGTGCTCGAGTCGCTCGCCGCGATCGCCGACCTCGACATCGCGCTCGACGTCGTCGCCGTCGTGCCCGCCGTCGAGAACATGCCCTCCGGGACGGCGACGCGACCCGGCGATGTCATCACGCAGATGAACGGCAAGACCGTCGAGGTCAACAACACCGACGCGGAGGGTCGTCTGATCCTCGCCGACGCACTGACCTACTGCGCCCGTGACCTCGGCGCCGACAGGATCGTCGACCTCGCGACGCTGACCGGAGGAGTGATCGCGGCCCTCGGCTCGACCTACGCCGGTCTGATCTCCAACGACGACGCCTGGGCGGCGGCCGTGAGCGAGGCGGGCGAGGAGACCGGCGAGCTCGTCTGGAGGCTGCCGCTCCACCCCGAGTACAAGGCGCTGACGCGCGGCACCGTCGCCGATCTGACCAACAGCGCCCGCAAGCGCAAGGCGCTGACGATCTACGCCGGCTCGTTCCTCGAGGAGTTCGTCGAGGGGGCGACCTGGTCGCATCTCGACATCGCCGGTACCGCATGGGACACCGGCCGGGAGTACTTCGGAGCCGGCCCGAGCGGGTTCGGCACGCGGCTGCTGGTCGCGCTCGCCGCGCGGCAGGCCCGCGCGGCCAGCTGA
- a CDS encoding acetyl-CoA C-acetyltransferase, giving the protein MSKTVILGTARTPFGKMGGGLASLGAEQLGGRAISAALERSGVAPEQVEQVVYGQVLQAGQGQIPSRQAQIEAGIPKEVSSETINKVCASGMRSLGLADLSIRAGEVEVAVAGGMESMSNAPYLLPNARFGFRMGDVTAVDAMTHDGLTNPFTDKQMINEASEVAAELELPRADMDRWAARSHALAAEATDAGRLADEIVSVTVKSRKGENEVAADEAIRPDSTQESLGKLKPIGGPDATHTAGNAPGVNDGAAAIVVSSREWAESEGREVLADILSYGRAADDFAYLARTPAKAAAQALERIGRSADEIDLWEINEAFASVALNSLRMLGVDEDKVNVNGGAIALGHPIGASGARIVGSLVHELRRRGGGLGCAAICSGGGQGDAIIVEVAG; this is encoded by the coding sequence TTGTCCAAGACCGTGATCCTCGGCACCGCCCGGACGCCCTTCGGCAAGATGGGCGGCGGCCTCGCCTCGCTCGGCGCCGAGCAGCTCGGAGGGCGCGCGATCAGCGCCGCGCTCGAGCGCTCCGGAGTGGCGCCCGAGCAGGTCGAGCAGGTCGTCTACGGCCAGGTGCTCCAGGCCGGTCAGGGCCAGATCCCCTCGCGCCAGGCCCAGATCGAGGCCGGCATCCCGAAGGAGGTCTCCTCCGAGACGATCAACAAGGTCTGCGCATCCGGCATGCGAAGCCTCGGCCTGGCCGATCTGTCGATCCGCGCCGGGGAGGTCGAGGTCGCGGTCGCGGGCGGCATGGAGTCGATGTCGAACGCGCCCTACCTGCTCCCGAACGCCCGCTTCGGCTTCCGGATGGGCGACGTCACGGCCGTCGATGCGATGACGCACGACGGGCTGACCAACCCGTTCACCGACAAGCAGATGATCAACGAGGCCAGCGAGGTGGCCGCCGAGCTCGAGCTGCCGCGCGCCGACATGGACCGCTGGGCCGCGCGCTCACACGCTCTCGCGGCCGAGGCCACCGACGCCGGCCGCCTCGCCGACGAGATCGTCTCCGTGACCGTCAAGTCACGCAAGGGTGAGAACGAGGTCGCTGCCGACGAGGCGATCCGCCCCGACTCGACGCAGGAGAGCCTCGGCAAGCTGAAGCCGATCGGCGGCCCGGACGCCACCCACACAGCCGGCAACGCGCCGGGCGTCAACGACGGCGCCGCTGCGATCGTCGTCTCCTCGCGCGAGTGGGCCGAGAGCGAGGGCCGCGAGGTCCTCGCCGATATCCTCTCCTACGGCCGCGCCGCCGACGACTTCGCCTACCTGGCGCGCACCCCCGCGAAGGCCGCGGCGCAGGCGCTCGAGCGGATCGGTCGATCGGCCGACGAGATCGACCTCTGGGAGATCAACGAGGCGTTCGCCTCGGTCGCGCTCAACTCGCTGCGGATGCTCGGCGTCGACGAGGACAAGGTCAACGTCAACGGCGGCGCGATCGCGCTCGGCCATCCGATCGGTGCCTCCGGCGCGCGGATCGTCGGCTCGCTCGTCCACGAGCTTCGTCGCCGCGGCGGCGGCCTCGGCTGCGCGGCGATCTGCTCCGGCGGCGGCCAGGGCGACGCGATCATCGTCGAGGTCGCGGGTTAG